The segment GTAGCCGGTGTGACCGGGCGGAAACGAGCGAGCTCCCTCCGACGAAGATCAAATCCGTCCTGGTAGCCGGTGTGACCGGGCGGAAACGAGCGAGCTCCCTCCGACGAAGAATGATTCCGTCCCGGTAGCCGGTGTGACCGGGCGGAAACGAGCGAGCTCCCTCCGACGAAGATCAAATCCGTCCTGGTAGCCGGTGTGACCGGGCGGAAACGAGCGAGCTCGCCCCACCGAACACTGAAGCCGTCCTGGTATCCGGTGTGACCGGGTGGAAACGAGCAAGGAGTTCCGGGCAGCGGAGAAGCTGCCAACCATCGCGGACTAGCAGAAGCAGTGGGATGCCGACGCAGCCGACTCAGCAGCCAGCCGGTATACGCGGTGGACGCACCGCGTGTTACCAGCCGTCGGAGACTGACAATCGCGGACACATCGAGATGTGACCTTCCATCTGGCCCGCATACTGTCAGGACCGCGGATTGTTCCATGACTATCTGTGTGCCTAGGGATTCACGTCGTCCGCGGATTGTCAGTGTTGCGTCGGCGTCCCGGAGAATGTGGAGTATGTTCGAAGCCTGTTCGATAGGAAACCGTTCAACAGCAGCGGCCACGCCACAACTGCAGCGAGCGTGGGACATTGCGGAACACTACAATCAACCTCACCGAGCCGTAGCAGCAGCTCGGAACGAAGCAGCAATCTTTACACAACATCTTCCCGTAGCAATCAAGCAGGTAGTGGCCTAAGACGATGCAGCGGCTTCAACACTAGATTTACGGGCGTCTCTCATATAGCTATCATATAGCTTCTATACGTAATATACTACTTTTTATACCACAATACCACGCTGGAGTGCGTCAAAGTGTTTGCGCACCATGCGATTTTAGGCGATTAATTAATACCGTTCTATTTTATATCTGATTTTTAGATCGATCAGTCGTCGGATAACGTCTGATAACGGATAACACTGGACGGaacatttgttatttgttgtttgtaaaCTAACATACTAGCTCTCAAGCTAACCCTGCGACTTCGATGGGCTCAATCGAACGCATCACTGTCCCAAACGCCATGCCACCACGGTCTGCATGTAGTAATgatggattttatttttttatttttattttttccatacCTTCGCCCTCATCGCATTGCTCGTCCCAACAGACCCAGCATGGGCTGGTCGATGGCGGAATGcaatgcttttgttttgggtttggtAGCCCTTCTTTACGCAAAGGGCTGACCAACCATGCGTTCGTCAGAACGGGCCAAGTACGCTTGGTCGGTCGGTAAACGGCGACGAGCAGGGCGACCAGCAGACAATGTGTCATTGTTGTATATGCGCCCGGAACGCTCTCGCAACTCCTATTCCTACCTCCACGTTGGTGCCGACTGGGATGCGGATCACTGCGCGGTGATTCGTATGCTAACAGGAAAGGGGGCAAACAGCCAGGATGAAGAATTCGTTGATAAAGGTGAATATCTGAAGCAGAAGGTAGATGAtagaatgtgtgcgtgtgtgtgagagagagtgagagagagagagagagagagagagagagagagagagagagagagagagaaactgTGCCAGCTGATGTAAGCGCCTCACTAATTGATAgttgtttggttttctttccttttgccAGCGATTCCACGTCCGATGAGGAGCGAACACACGTGCTGCCCGGCCGGAGCTTCTgtggcacgcacacacacacacatgcgcatCCACGGATGCTGTCAAACGTCGGCACAGTCCCAGCTAGCAACCTACGCGTGTGGCGCTAGCGCTCGCTCGCCGAAAACGACCGTGCGAACgacagagagcgagaaagagagagaatctATGCGAGAGCAGCACTCGGCAGCGCTTCGCTTCGGACAAGCTTCGTGGGCTCGTATCCTTGTGCGGTGTGCTTacagcgcgctctctctctctcgctaggTGTGTGCTTGGCGTCCGTTGGAGCTGTAGTAAGTGCTCTGCCCCGTACAGCAGTACGCTAGTGCACGGTCCGCAAAAAGCGCTCGAGGCAATCGTCGGTTTCGGGTTGTGTCGTCCGGTCGGTGGCACCGTTCGACGGCTTACCAGCAGTGCCAGCAGTGGCAAGGACAGGCGCACAAATACGTGTGCGAGCGGCAGTGAACAAACGGGGCCCCGCCAGCCCAGTGATTTCGGGACACTTTCGGCAGCGACTCTATCAGCGTCTTCCATCAACCAGTGGTGTTTATgcgtgtgtgatgtgtgtgtgtgtgtgagtgtagatGTAAGTGAGTTTCATTCAACTCTCGGGGGTGATATCAGTGCAACAgagcgaagaagaaaacaaaaaaaaatacaaagcaaaacaaaacacacaaaaagcaagCGTTACCGAATGTGTAGGTGTTTACCGTCTCAAgccagtgagtgagtgagtggaAGATTTGTATTGGCTTTTCGTTGTGTCCTGTGTGTATGCGGAGGATTGCGGCAGTTTTACCCTAAAGCCGTTTGGTCATCAGCTGTGCATAGATAGGGAACAGTGCGACTGTACTGGGTAAagggtgcagcagcagcagcagcagcagccaccgcACTAGCGAAGTGCTGCTCCCGACCCTCCCAAGTGCTGCCAGCACCGTCCAAAGCAGCGAATGTGCGACCTGCCATCGGAGCCGCTGCAGTACACCGCAATAGGTAAGtggcagaaacaaaaaaaaaaaaacccctggaCGGATGCTACTATTACACCGCTTCCGCCAACATCTTGAACAGcagaaaatcacacacacacacacacacacacacacacacacacacacacacacacacacacacacacacacacacacacacacacaacactgctTATAGATACACCAGGCAGGCCGGGATGGCGCTGGATGCTTGTGTGGATGCTGCTGGCACGCCAAAGCGGCACGTCCGTTGGGGCGCCAAGTGTTGGGCCGCCAATCGATCTCACCGAgatatagaaagagagagagagagagaaaagggacGAGCAAAAAGCGTCCATCTCACTGCAGTGATGCCCAAGCCTAGACCGAGTTTCGAGCGCCACGCGTCCCCCGGTGATGGACGGGCGGTTATTTTTAGCGTTACTTTGCTCGTGCCTTCACTCCACCACacagtgagagcgagagagagagagaacgaacaagagagagagagagagagagagagtgaaagtgCCACACAGCTTGACACAGGCTGCGGATGTATTACACCGACTCGAAACAGGCTCCATCCAAACCACCCAAATTAGTGATGGGAAGGTTGCAAAGGAAAggaatttcttttaaaaaaaatatgtgtttgaagatgttgttttttaaatattgtgaAATCATTTCAACACGTAACGCAAAAGCAGGCGCAATCACaatcacaacagcagcaacaacaacaatcataAAATACCTTTCTGGCGTGTCCCTGAATGAACTGTTCAATAGAATTAGCAGCACGTTCGGGTTTACATTGAGCATTTgctgtaatgtttttttttttcattttactaGACCACTGAATAATTGTATTTTACAACTGAATTTTATGGCTTTCAATTATGATAGCCATAACCCGAAGGGAATTGTAATTGAATGAgatgaaaataatgattttttataccattttttatgtttttacttCACTTTAATCATTAAATCGGGACATCAACagtttgaagttttttttttcaacaagaTGCTTAGGTGATGAAAAGGAAATAGCAACCAGGTAAACAGCGTATGTTTGAAATATACGTCATGCTATATATTAGACGGTTTAAAATCTCACATTATAACTAAAATGTACGTCACTACACTATATCGGTTTGCATATCGAAAGAATTGTTATTTTACCtttatttggttgattttccATTTTACAATGGATGGGCATCAATAAATTATTCTTGTTGAGCTTTTTGCaaatttttataataatacGCCCTATCTGTTGCTAAATATAAAGATTTAAAATCAGTAATCTCTGGCTTTAGTaatttagccggtctcgtagtacagtcgtcaactcgtacaacttaacaacatgcccgtcatgggttcaatccccaaatagaccgcgccgccatacgtaggactgactatcctgctatgggggggaatcaatttagtcactgaaagccaaagcccacaagtgggtacaggcaggccttgaccgacatcggttgttgagccaaagaaaaaaaaaaaaaaaaaaaaatctctggCTATTATATCGGAATTGGCTCTGAAATCGTATTGGAAGAGCCGGAGCTAACTCTGGTAGAATTCAGTTCGGTTTGAATTAGTTCTTGCATTCAAATAAGATGTTTCAGAAGGGAAATCAGTCCGGAAATTTCCATAAGAAACGATCATGCACCAGTACAtttggattctttgcggctatcaatacgtagcatcacTGGACCCAAATGCCTATTCCTttggagatgccgaaactgactccgattccgcagccgattctaattccggagccaaatattgattccggagccaattccgatgcCGGAACCGAGTCTGGGCACAGTTCCGGTGCcaactccggagccgattctggaactAATTCTGGATCCGATTCTGATcctggagccaattccggaaacTAATTCcgaacctactatccggaatcgattcgagAAAACGTATGAGCTAgccagaattgattccgaacaaaACTTCTTTTTTCCCATAACTATTGGACACAACCCGATAAAAGGtcgttttgttgttatttagttatatttatattttgttggCTTGATACTATTAACTCATTCATTGGTTAGGAAAATTGATGAATCATGATCGCAAACTACAAAGATATTCTCGAATTATATTAACAAATATATTCTCATATGACAAATTACCCTTGTCATCTGTTCGTTAGTCAGAAAGTACGATATCGGAGCATTTCTTTTTAATTCTTGTATTTCTTGTGTGTAGGTGCGGTGCGAAAGTCCCATCCCCACAAAATCGAAATCGAACCAAATGCGTACCCCGTGTGCGCGTACAAGCCTTGGCGGGTGTCGGGATTTGTTTTGACTCGGTTCTGTATCCGACCGAGGGAGGGTTACTGAGCCATCGAGATTGAAAAAGGTGACAATAGGTCGGCAAATCAATATATTTATGAGTCAGTTTTATAACTTCTGATCCGCCGACAGCGATAGAGACAATTTACACCGTCCTTCCACGTGCGCGGTTCGTTCTCTCgcgctctctttcactctctcactGTCttactgtctctctctctctctctttctcgtgtacatgtgtgtgtatatgtgctcGCGGTTAGGCTCGCACGGCCAGCAGTGTTCTCTCTTTCCGCAGGTGTGCGTTTACGCGTTCCACGTGGTTTCTGTTTATGATTTTTGTGCTGCGTTCCCCTCTTGTATTCCTGGAGGGGTCAGCAACAATTCTCTCGCACCTTGCACAGGTAGGAGGCAGGTGCCAACCCTCTCCCCTTATGCTGCAAACGTTGTAATGGGGCCGGTTTTTGCGGCACCATCCTTCCGGCCCGTCCTGCATTAAAAATGtacttcttttgttttatttattttttttgtttgtttcgggaAAAGGTTTGGGTTGCACCTTGTCgctttgaaattttaattccGCCACTGCGATTCGCTCGCACCGCGCACAACCTTTCTGCGTTGGCGGACCTttaacaatgttttttttttttttgtaaatttcccAAAGGCCAGcataaatttaacatcaacaaaaaacactcacaaaaaaacgctaaaCTCACAAATAGTTCgagaaaaaatcgataaagaagaaaaaaaacatgctttcGGAAGATTGTAATCTAATATAACAGGTGACCCTCGAGACACGACTGTCAGGTCTATACTATGCTTGCTATCGAGATGTCTCGACGTCGAGTTGAACATTGCAAAGAAAATCAGGCCTGCTATGCGACTAAGCTATCTCGCTTCAAAATTCCCTGTATTTGGGAGAAGAGCCGAAATGTAACACCAAAAGTTCAAACACCAAAGCTCGAGGGTCGCATGTATagctaatgtgtgtgtgtgtgtgtgtgtgtgtgtgtgtgtgtgtgtgtgtgtgtgtgtgtgtgtgtgtgtgtgtgtgtgtgtgtttgtgtgtgtgtgtgtgtgtgtgtgtgtgtgtgtgtgtgtgtgtgtgtgtgtgtgtgtgtgtgtgtgtgtgtgtgtgtgtgtgtgtgtgtgtgtgtgtgtgtgtgtgtgtgtgtgtgtgtgtgtgtgtgtgtgtgtgtgtgtgtgtgtgtgtgtgtgtgtgtgtgtgtgtgtgtgtgtgtgtgtgtgtgtgtgtgtgtgtgtgtgtgtgtgtgtgtgtgtgtgtgtgtgtgtgtgtgtgtgtgtgtgtgtgtgtgtgtgtgtgtgtgtgtgtgtgtgtgtgtgtgtgtgtgtgtgtgtgtgtgtgtgtgtgtgtgtgtgtgtgtttaccaaCTAGCCTGCAGTTCGGCGGCTGGGGACATGGGTGCCATCTGTCAAATCAATTAAcacccaaccccccccccccccccccccccacttgCAGACATGCAGCATCGGCAGCTGAATCGAACGATCGCCATCGCCACCGGCCTGCTGATGTGTGCCGTGTACGTGCTGTACACGTTTCACGCCTGTCTGCTGTCCGGGCTACATCGCAGCCTCCGGCAGGTAAGTggtcaagcgacgaacccttcgCCGCACACTAACGTACGCGTCCTTCACCAGTCGCCGTCCGCGCAGCCGGCTGCCGGCGGCACGACACTAGCGCCCACCACCCAGCTGCCGCACGTCCGCATACTCGGCTCGCTCGTGCGCATCGTGCCGCTGACGGTCGAGGACGGGGCGACCGCCGGCAAGCGGCCCCCGGCCGCCCCGCTTCGCCTGGTGTCACCCGCCGCCACCAACACGACCGACGGGTCGCCCAAGTACCGGTTTCTGCGGCAGCAGGGCCTGCGCCCGTCCCGCCACCTGCCGGACGCGCTCATCATCGGGGTGAAGAAGAGCGGGACGCGCGCTCTGCTCGAGTTCGTCCGGCTGCACCCGGACGTGCGGGCGGCCGGCTGCGAGGTGCACTTCTTCGACCGGCACTACGCGAAGGGGCTCGCCTGGTACCGGCACCACATGCCGCCCACGATCGAGGGCCAGATCACGATGGAGAAGACGCCGAGCTACTTCATTACGCGCGAGGCGCCGCGCCGCGTCCGCCACATGAACCCGGCGACCCGGCTGCTGGTGGTCGTGCGCGACCCGGTCACGCGCGCCATCTCCGACTACACGCAGGCGCGCAGCAAGAAGCGCGACATGAAGCGGTTCGAGGAGCTCGCGTTCACTAACGGGTCGGCCGGCGGCGTCGTCGACACGAGCTGGGGCCCGGTCCGCATCGGTGTGTACGCGCGGTACCTCGAGCGATGGCTAGAGCACTTCCCGCCCGCCCAGCTGCTGTTCGTGAGCGGCGAGCGGCTGATCGCCGACCCGGCGGTCGAGATCGGCCGCGTGCAGGACTTTCTCGGCCTGAAGCGGGTGGTGAACGAGAAGCACTTCTACTTCAACTCGACCAAAGGCTTCCCGTGTCTGCTCAAGTCGGAGGAGCGGTCCAGCCCGCACTGTCTCGGCAAGACGAAAGGCCGGAACCATCCGCACATTGACGGGGCCGCCATCGACCGGCTGCGCGAGTTCTACCGGCCGTTCAACCAGAAGTTCTACCACCTCACCGGCATCAACTTCGGCTGGCCCTAGGGGACCCGTGGAATTGGTGGTATGAGATGGGGTAGGGGTAAGGGGGTGGGAGGAGCAGGGTAGAGAAATCCCGTGCGTCAATTAGGTTGtgcgaaaaataataataattacaatgCACAATTGCACTGGTACCGACGCACTGGGTGTATCGGCAGCTCGTATACTCGCTAAGCAATTGTAGGTAGGTGTACATAGGGTAGGGTCCGGATAGTAGTAGAACAGGGCGGCAGACGATGTACGACATCGTCCCAGAAATCAATCGCGTATATTACGCCGGGCGCCAGTTTGAAGCCAAATCGAAACGCCACAGTTGCAGtccttcttcgtcttcttccaTGTCTGCTTCTTATTCTTCACTGGCTACGAAATCATCGGGCCGCTTGTTGCGTGCTTCACGTTCGAGTGCGGGCGGCTGGTCTAGCACCTGAcgcactaaaaaaaaaacgaaaatttgTGAAGACCATATTGAGCACTGTTTAACGACAATATATCAACGAGCTTCAACTCAATTCTGCAGATAAATTCGGTTGACCAGTTCCTGTGCAGTGTtgagtttcatgaatctttcgttgcgatttattcatatgaatcttcaacgttgagtgattcgaatctcgaatcaACTCTccaaagatttatgaatcactaaagattcacgaatcttcaaagattcatgattctGTAAAGATTCACAagtcttcaaagattcatgaatcttcaaagattcatgtatCTTCAAAAACTCATGATTCTTTAactattcatgaatctccaaagattcatgaatctcttaagattcatgaatctaaaatattcataaatccattaaaattattttttctcttgggattcatgaatctttagagatgtatGATCTCCAAAGTATTGAATTTGCCCAATCCCACCTACAACTTGTCCGTTGTCGGTTCAACTGCTTTCCAAGAAGTATCGAAAGCCTATATAGGCTGCCGtgaccacgtaggttgttacgcaAAAGCacaagaataataaaaagctcAAGCTTTATAAATTTTAGAAATTTATAAATCCTCAGAGTTCCATAGTGTTGTGGCCTCATGCTGCCTCATGCTGAGAAGTCGACCAGTCatcctctccccgcattgcgtgttATATTTATAATGTATCAGTATCGGTGTAACTAATATAAACTAAAGATAGTTTAAAAtacatattctgtttgtgccgtacaccGTCTCCACCTCtcatttgtgcggacacaacacaTAGGAATGCCACTACGAAGCGACAGATACTGGGACATCGCGTCGTTAAAGCACTTGTAGCACTAATTACTACTACCTGCAGTACAAAGTGAAACACGCATGGCAGCATTCAGCCGTGGAGAGAACGATTGGGATGGACGTAAATGCGATATCGTCGCTGTCTGCTATCAGTCAGCCCTTTGAGACTCCTGTCTAAGTACGTCCTATTCGGGTTGATTGGTCCCACGTTCTCCACTCAAACTAGCTCTTTCTGGAGCCCACTCAGGAGGCTGTACGCCAACCTTGGCCCAAATCGACCCCGGCGAAAAGCTTCCACCAATCTCTCGAGTTCCAACTGAAGGATCTCAGGGATTGGATGTTCTATTCTTTGTGCGTAATCGAGCAATTCAGCTACTGATTGCTCCTTGTAGCTTCTGCACGTgcccgcttggcaaaatgtcgcgcgacatgcatgcttgaaatcgatgcttgtttacattttatttcaagcatccTGAGTGACCCAGCGTGATCGCGTGAgtggttgtgtgagtgtgtgtggtttgcggatctcaaattcaaatttgaggaacattcaaataaaataatactaaCATTAActttagccggtctcgtagtacagtcgtcaactcgtacgacctaaccacatgcccgtcatgggttcaatccacaaatagaccgcgccgccatacgtaggactgactatcctgctatgggggggggggggaatcaattagtcactgaaagccaagcccacaagtgggtacaggcaggccttgaccgacaacggttgttgagccaaagaagaaagaagaagaagaaaacattaaCTACTGCATACATTCTAATCTATCTGATTGATGCATGCGATCTGCTATGATGATATGATCTACAATGTTAAAACCCACCACATCTTGGTGACTTCCAACTTTTGTGATGTTCCTTATCCGTCCTGCCTTTAAAGCTTTCCTCAGTCCGCAATTCAGCATCCACATCTTCAACAATGACATTTTTCCCTTCGTGTACTCCCATGCATGTACATTTATGGCAGCTGTGTTTGCCAACGTAGCTTATGGTAGCTGAAATGTAAAACAACGGTTTTACAATTTGTTCGTTGCTTTTTTATAGTACATTTATTACTACAATTACCTTTGGCAAAGCAGCGGGCGGGTAAATCAGACATGTGAAGTTTAACGCCCACTGTCTTGTTGCCGAACCGCAAGCCACTTGATTGAAGCTTGTTTACTTCATCAACGTGAGGCCGCAAAAATCCTTCCACGTGTTCCGGTTTTGTGAATCCACAAAATACACCGGCAACAGTTGTCATCTTCGATCAATCTGTAGAAAAAGCCAGTATGAGGTAAACCATTCGAGGTCTACAAGTCGTGCCAATTTGAGCACCGCTTCACTCAACTTACCTGTAATCAATCGTTAGCTGCATCCCTTGGTAGATGTGGTGCTTCGCTAAGAAGCTTATCGTTCCGTTCTGCGTCAACTGGTACGCTAAATAGGGACTACACGCATGGTTTAGCCGATGGCTACAAAGTCGATGGCTTCCCAAGTTAGACGCCGTGCCTCCATTCGCGTTCCAACTGCTCCAAATACTTTTGGCGTTTTTTTCGAAACACTGCCTTCCATTCGCATTTTTTGGACGCCATTTTTACACGGCTTCACGATAAATTCCTATATCTTCGATCTTTGATGAAAAAATGAGGCCACTTTAAATTTGGAAAAATTATTACATAAAgtgaaatcatttttaataattcttACATTACTGGCACGatgaaattcaatttgttgAGTCAAGATTcaaaaacacatatttttcACTTGCACAAACTACAAACTACACATTTTAAGTTATACACTAGCACACTGCAGCAAGCAGCAAGcttaactctctctctctctctagctctTTACGGTGTTTTATGGCACCGTCGATCAGCTTATCGGTTTAATCGATAAGCGCACCTGCCTTTATCATTATCTCGCACTTATTATCGCTCTTATGTCAACATACAGACGTGTCAACAGTTGTCATCTTCGATCAATCTGTAGAAAAAGCCATTATGAGGTAAACCATTTGAGGTGTACAAGTCGTGCCAATTTGAGCACCGCTTCACTCAACTTACCTGTAATCAATCGTTAGCTGCATCCCTTGGTAGATGTGGTGCTTCGCTAAGAAGCTTATCGTTCCGTTCTGCGTCAACTGGTACGCTAAATTGGGACTACACGCATGGTTTAGCCGATGGCTACAAAGTCTATGGCTTCCCAAGTTAGACGCCGTGCCTCCATTCGCGTTCCAACTGCTCCAAATACTTTTGGCGTTTTTTTCGAAAGACTGCCATCCATTCGCATTTTTGGACGCCATTTTTACACGGCTTCACGATAAATTCCTATATCTTCGATCTTTGACCAGGCGCGCGAACCCTGACCGCTCCGAACATTCCTtttaactctctctctctctctagctctTTACGGTGTTTTATGGCACCGTCGATCAGCTTATCGGTTTAATCGATAAGCGCACCTGCCTTTATCATTATCTCGCACTTATTATCGCTCTTATGTCAACATACAGACGTGTCAACAGTTGTCATCTTCGATCAATCTGTAGAAAAAGCCAGTATGAGGTAAACCATTCGAGGTCTACAAGTCGTGCCAATTTGAGCACCGCTTCATTCAACTTACCTGTAATCAATCGTTAGCTGCATCCCTTGGTAGATGTGGTGCTTCGCTAAGAAGCTTATCGTTCCGTTCTGCGTCAACTGGTACGCTAAATTGGGACTACACGCATGGTTTAGCCGATGGCTACAAAGTCGATGGCTTCCCAAGTTAGACGCCGTGCCTCCATTCGCGTTCCAACTGCTCCAAATACTattggcgttttttttcgaaaGACTGCCTTCcattcgcatttttttttgacgCCATTTTTACACGGCTTCACGATAAATTCCTATATCTTCGATCTTTGACCAGGCGCGCGAACCCTGACCGCTCCGAACATTCCTtttaactctctctctctgttgcgTTGAGCAACAGTCAAAATGACGCGACGACTTCCCAGATAATTTTACAAGTATATTTATTGCCGAAAGCTTGACTAACGGTGATAACAAGTAAAAAAACTTCTATCTCGTCGTACGGTTAGAATAGAAAAGAGCCGCCGCACTCTGTTTCTTTCCGTACATCCTTTCCGTGTGCCTTATCCTTTCCGTTCGCATTATCCGTGTGTTATCAAGTATCTGTTGATCTTATACACCGGGCAGTCATCAATACACGTTATTATTATAACATCGAACAGTTGCCAGACTCGTCGCAACAATAGTACATCAAAAAACCAATGAAAATAACACTCCTTGACCCATGAAAATATCTATCAGCTTTGCATGGTCTTGTTAATCATACGCACCGAATAATTGACTTCACTTGTGAGTGTTGAACAGttaccttttttgcttttaaatacTCACTATCGTTTATAACATGCATTAAAACTGGCTTTTTTGGATAATCTGTGCTATTGAGTAGAGCTCAGTATGGCATCATCAGTATGGCATGAATCGAACAATTTATACGTTAAAATACTTTAAATATAATAGGCTAATGTGCTATTGGTTGGAAGAAACTACATAGAATGAGTGTGTGTCTTATTCCCAAACGAGTGAAATTAAACAACATGTTGATATAAAactcaaattaaacaaatctgTTTACTTCACCACGTATGGATTGGAGAACAGTATTAGAGAACAACAGAGCAAGTTAGGAATTGATGATTGCACCACAATGAACAATTACACCTTTTGTTGCTGAAGTCTTACAGCAGAATACAAGTACTTACACAAATGATCACAATgtcagatttaaaaaaaaatgaggcCACTTTAAATTTGGAAAAATTATTACATAAAgtgaaatcatttttaataattcttACATTACTGGCACGatgaaattcaatttgttgAGTCAAGATTcaaaaacacatatttttcACTTGCACAAACTACAAACTACACATTTTAAGTTATACACTAGCACACTGCAGCAAGCAGCAAGcttaactctctctctctctctctctagctctTTACGGTGTTTTATGGCACCGTCGATCAGCTTATCGGTTTAATCGATAAGCGCACCTGCCTTTATCATTATCTCGCACTTATTATCGCTCTTATGTCAACATACAGACGTGTCAATAGTTGTCATCTTCGATCAATCTGTAGAAAAAGCCAGTATGAGGTAAACCATTTGAGGTCTACAAGTCGTGCCAATTTGAGCACCGCTTCACTCAACTTACCTGTAATCAATCGTTAGCTGCATCCCTTGGTAGATGTGGTGCTTCGCTAAGAAGCTTATCGTTCCGTTCTGCGTCAACTGGTACGCTAAATTGGGACTACACGCATGGTTTAGCCGATGGCTACAAAGTCGATGGCTTCCCAAGTTAGACGCCGTGCCTCCATTCGCGTTCCAACTGCTCCAAATACTTTTGGCGTTTTTTTCGAAAGACTGCCTTCCATTCGCATTTTTTTGGACGCCATTTTTACACGGCTTCACGATAAATTCCTATATCTTCGATCTTTGATGAAAAAATTAGGCCACTTTAAATTTGGAAAAATTATTACATAAAgtgaaatcatttttaataattcttACATTACTGGCACGatgaaattcaatttgttgAGTCAAGATTCAATAACACATATTTTTCACTTGCACAAACTACAAACTACACATTTTAAGTTATACACTAGCACACTGCAGCAAGCTAGCAGCACTTCCACGTCTCATAACAACTGAAACACTAGAACTGTGATCTCAGCGAGCTTGAGGGGCGATTTAAGTACTTACACAAATGATCA is part of the Anopheles gambiae chromosome X, idAnoGambNW_F1_1, whole genome shotgun sequence genome and harbors:
- the LOC1271822 gene encoding heparan sulfate glucosamine 3-O-sulfotransferase 6 translates to MCDLPSEPLQYTAIDMQHRQLNRTIAIATGLLMCAVYVLYTFHACLLSGLHRSLRQVSGQATNPSPHTNVRVLHQSPSAQPAAGGTTLAPTTQLPHVRILGSLVRIVPLTVEDGATAGKRPPAAPLRLVSPAATNTTDGSPKYRFLRQQGLRPSRHLPDALIIGVKKSGTRALLEFVRLHPDVRAAGCEVHFFDRHYAKGLAWYRHHMPPTIEGQITMEKTPSYFITREAPRRVRHMNPATRLLVVVRDPVTRAISDYTQARSKKRDMKRFEELAFTNGSAGGVVDTSWGPVRIGVYARYLERWLEHFPPAQLLFVSGERLIADPAVEIGRVQDFLGLKRVVNEKHFYFNSTKGFPCLLKSEERSSPHCLGKTKGRNHPHIDGAAIDRLREFYRPFNQKFYHLTGINFGWP